One Setaria viridis chromosome 3, Setaria_viridis_v4.0, whole genome shotgun sequence DNA window includes the following coding sequences:
- the LOC117850176 gene encoding uncharacterized protein: MRKVCANLDREDGLDTVLEVPVPESHHEPSARGGRRRRRTVTAWVRSHMDQRHRRDGAPPSRADVQLMLGVIGAPLVPQPVEARKAMAGKDIKEEPLEVSKAKYIVEQYVAAAGGEPALSAATSMYAMGKVRMRTAKGQKAKTGMGVVNGGGEVAGGFVVWQKMPEMWCVEMVVAGGTKMSAGSDGKVAWRQTPWQQAHASRGPPRPLRRCVQGLDPKSTANLFSTATWVGEKCIDDDDCFVLRVDADPSALRARSSADVEVVRHAVWGYFSQRTGLLVRLEDSHLLRIHVHGEATETAYWETSMESSIGDYRAVDGINVAHAGRTVVSLSRFGSGADEDDGSDAARGKRTCTCMEETWSIEEVDFNIMGLSTECFLPPRDMIPACNSKPVEKEQRKKDAVAVPVNCAAGLDVIKSKNSDGGVRPAAARKALVPSATGLGWFGPAKVVAVETVDAAE; encoded by the exons ATGAGGAAGGTGTGCGCCAACCTAGACCGGGAGGACGGTTTGGACACCGTGCTCGAGGTGCCCGTCCCGGAGTCCCACCACGAGCCGTCCGCccgcggtggccggcgccggcgccgcacggTGACCGCGTGGGTGCGGTCGCACATGGACCAGCGCCACCGGCGAGACGGCGCACCGCCGTCCCGGGCCGACGTGCAGCTCATGCTCGGCGTCATCGGCGCGCCGCTGGTACCGCAGCCCGTGGAGGCGAGGAAGGCCATGGCCGGGAAGGACATCAAGGAAGAGCCCCTT GAGGTTTCGAAAGCCAAGTACATCGTGGAGCAGTacgtcgcggcggcgggaggggagcCGGCGCTGAGCGCGGCGACGAGTATGTACGCGATGGGGAAGGTGCGGATGAGGACTGCCAAGGGGCAGAAGGCCAAGACAGGAATGGGCGTcgtcaacggcggcggcgaggtcgccggcggcttCGTGGTGTGGCAGAAGATGCCCGAGATGTGGTGCGTGGagatggtggtggccggcggcaccAAAATGAGCGCCGGCAGCGACGGCAAGGTCGCCTGGCGCCAGACGCCCTGGCAGCAAGCCCACGCATCCCGAGGGCCCCCAAGACCGCTCCGCCGATGCGTTCAG GGTCTGGATCCGAAATCGACGGCGAACCTCTTCTCGACAGCAACATGGGTCGGCGAGAAGTGCATCGACGACGATGACTGCTTCGTGCTCCGCGTCGACGCCGACCCCTCGGCGCTCCGCGCCCGGAGCAGCGCCGACGTTGAGGTCGTCCGGCACGCCGTGTGGGGGTACTTCAGCCAGAGGACGGGGCTCCTGGTCCGCCTTGAGGACAGCCACCTGCTGCGCATCCACGTGCACGGCGAGGCCACCGAGACCGCCTACTGGGAGACCTCCATGGAGTCGTCCATCGGCGACTACCGCGCCGTCGACGGCATCAACGTCGCGCACGCCGGCCGTACCGTCGTGTCGCTGTCCCGTTTCGGcagcggcgccgacgaggacgacggctcCGACGCCGCGCGCGGTAAGAGGACTTGCACGTGCATGGAGGAGACGTGGAGCATCGAGGAGGTGGACTTCAACATCATGGGCCTGTCCACAGAGTGCTTCTTGCCTCCCAGAGACATGATCCCAGCTTGCAACTCTAAACCGGTAGAGAAGGAGCAGCGCAAGAAGGACGCCGTTGCCGTTCCTGTAAATTGTGCAGCAGGACTTGACGTCATCAAGAGCAAGAACAGTGATGGCGGCGTCAGACCAGCGGCAGCGAGAAAGGCGCTTGTTCCGTCGGCGACTGGGCTTGGCTGGTTCGGGCCGGCGAAGGTTGTAGCGGTGGAAACTGTCGACGCCGCCGAGTAA